One Halorientalis litorea DNA segment encodes these proteins:
- a CDS encoding LVIVD repeat-containing protein produces the protein MRRRQFLAATAALGTLPGVGHATPRPSATTTAGTLEPLGTTPLDGLKEAVVAPDEETVYAAATDGFAVFDVSDPTAPERLAHRSAILADRPDGPLVGIQDVKLDGDRVAVVGPANGRADALEAAVFYDVSDPAAPERVGVYETDYPIHNCDFADGVAYLTGNRGDRNDLVLVEAGPDPTRLGTWSLADRDDRWTDVPAGVRSLHDVSVQGERAYVAHWDAGTWILDVSDPTTPETVTRVRGRPVAELAELSDNAAIVASTEPPGNDHYVTVNDDATLLAVGGESWDVTPGDAAGGPSGIELWDLSTPTDPQRLSTIDPPPSPDPSYGGVWTTSHNFDFAGECLYTSWYQGGVKVFDVSDPTDPRTLAAWRRDDTTSFWTAQAAGDVFVAASRENPSNDDAPGALFVFPDPPADATVTPDRTPTRTADTDTSTPTSTAPTTTADSTATTGPGFGALGALAALGYGALRWCD, from the coding sequence ATGCGCCGCCGCCAGTTCCTCGCCGCCACCGCCGCCCTCGGCACGCTCCCGGGAGTCGGCCACGCCACCCCCCGTCCGTCCGCCACGACCACCGCCGGGACCCTCGAACCGCTCGGCACGACGCCGCTCGACGGGCTGAAGGAGGCCGTCGTCGCCCCCGACGAGGAGACGGTGTACGCCGCCGCGACCGACGGCTTCGCCGTCTTCGACGTGTCCGACCCGACCGCACCCGAACGGCTCGCCCACCGGAGTGCCATCCTCGCGGACCGCCCGGACGGCCCCCTCGTCGGGATACAGGACGTGAAACTCGACGGCGACCGCGTGGCCGTCGTCGGCCCGGCGAACGGCCGTGCCGACGCGCTCGAAGCCGCCGTCTTCTACGACGTGTCCGACCCGGCCGCCCCCGAACGGGTGGGCGTCTACGAGACTGACTACCCCATCCACAACTGTGATTTCGCCGATGGCGTGGCCTACCTCACGGGCAACCGGGGCGACCGCAACGACCTCGTCCTCGTCGAGGCCGGGCCGGACCCGACCCGACTGGGCACGTGGTCGCTGGCGGACCGTGACGACCGCTGGACGGACGTGCCCGCTGGCGTCCGCTCACTCCACGACGTGTCTGTACAGGGCGAGCGAGCCTACGTCGCCCACTGGGACGCAGGCACGTGGATTCTGGACGTGTCGGACCCGACTACACCCGAAACCGTCACCCGCGTCCGTGGTCGCCCGGTCGCAGAACTCGCGGAACTGAGCGACAACGCCGCCATCGTCGCGTCCACCGAACCGCCGGGTAACGACCACTACGTCACCGTAAACGACGACGCCACCCTGCTGGCCGTCGGCGGCGAGTCGTGGGACGTGACCCCGGGCGACGCCGCGGGCGGCCCCAGCGGCATCGAACTCTGGGACCTCTCGACGCCAACCGACCCGCAGCGACTGTCGACCATCGACCCGCCGCCGTCGCCCGACCCGTCCTACGGCGGCGTCTGGACCACCTCACACAACTTCGACTTCGCCGGAGAGTGCCTCTACACCTCGTGGTATCAGGGCGGCGTCAAGGTCTTCGACGTGTCGGACCCGACCGACCCCCGCACCCTCGCCGCGTGGCGACGGGACGACACGACGAGTTTCTGGACGGCACAGGCCGCCGGCGACGTGTTCGTGGCCGCCAGCCGCGAGAACCCGAGCAACGACGACGCGCCCGGCGCGCTGTTCGTCTTTCCCGACCCGCCAGCCGACGCCACGGTGACGCCCGACCGCACACCGACGCGGACGGCTGACACCGACACGTCCACGCCGACATCGACCGCACCCACGACGACCGCCGACTCGACGGCCACGACCGGCCCGGGATTCGGCGCGCTCGGCGCGCTCGCGGCACTGGGCTACGGCGCGCTCCGCTGGTGCGACTAG
- a CDS encoding TIGR01548 family HAD-type hydrolase produces the protein MQADAVVLDIDGVLVDVANSYRRAVVESVREVYGDTLDREAIQPFKDAGGFNNDWELTHAIALYVLAWQYGFDHDVDEFTDHIAATGGGLAAAETVVVNAVGPAERERIYDAWDRDRLRDVFQQLYLGSDLYRELEDGDPDIDASGFINDEPKLADPETLARLTDRFDVGVLTGRPAAEADIALDRVGLDVPDEHRFTMDDWTEGKPHPHALTTLADRFDAETVAFAGDTLDDVRTAVNASEADPSRTYHGIGVLTGGLTGEGGRRKYEQAGAALVLDSVNDLPSALEPRA, from the coding sequence ATGCAGGCTGACGCGGTCGTCTTGGATATCGACGGCGTGCTCGTCGACGTGGCCAACTCCTACCGTCGCGCCGTCGTCGAGTCCGTCAGGGAAGTGTACGGCGACACGCTCGACCGGGAGGCTATCCAGCCGTTCAAAGACGCGGGTGGGTTCAACAACGACTGGGAGTTGACCCACGCCATCGCGCTGTACGTGCTGGCCTGGCAGTACGGCTTCGACCACGACGTAGACGAGTTCACCGACCACATCGCGGCGACTGGCGGCGGTCTGGCCGCGGCCGAGACTGTCGTCGTCAACGCCGTCGGGCCCGCCGAGCGCGAACGCATCTACGACGCGTGGGACCGTGACCGCCTCCGTGACGTGTTCCAGCAACTCTACCTCGGGAGCGACCTGTACCGCGAGTTGGAGGACGGCGACCCGGATATCGACGCGAGCGGCTTCATCAACGACGAACCGAAACTCGCCGACCCCGAGACGCTCGCCCGCCTCACCGACCGCTTCGACGTGGGCGTCCTCACCGGCCGCCCCGCCGCCGAGGCCGACATCGCCCTCGACCGGGTGGGCCTCGACGTGCCCGACGAACATCGGTTCACTATGGACGACTGGACCGAGGGCAAACCACACCCACACGCGCTGACGACGCTCGCCGACCGCTTCGACGCGGAGACGGTCGCCTTCGCCGGCGACACCCTCGACGACGTGCGCACGGCAGTCAACGCGAGCGAGGCCGACCCGAGCCGCACGTACCACGGCATCGGCGTCCTCACCGGCGGCCTCACCGGCGAGGGCGGCCGACGGAAGTACGAGCAGGCTGGTGCCGCGCTGGTCCTCGACTCGGTGAACGACCTGCCGAGCGCGCTGGAGCCCCGAGCGTGA
- a CDS encoding efflux RND transporter permease subunit, with protein MDHQRVINRIDETIVERPQRIVVGFLLLTMVFGFGLGSVSTEAGTSQFTTGLPAEEAFTEVNEDFSPTFQPDSGSTQLIQESQNVLSRSSMLAMLRAQERLDERTNLRVTGTSSAAGIVAQQLDPAATTPGEQVDAIEDATAGEVQSAVRRAAEQNPQFRVLLSNDFNRRSTSATATIGTVSHEIPAGISSGSGQGGSSPLTPIQIQAQDIVGTVDGDIRVFGSGIVADEFSNVITDSLLIVVPAAVVFIILFLVIAYRDPIDLLAGVVSLAMAIIWTFGFMGLAGIPFSQMLIAVPPLLLAVGIDFGIHAVNRYREEQVLGKSVGEAMRITTDQLVVAFFIVTGTTVIGFAANLTSSLPPIRDFGLVAAIGIVFTFLIFGIFLPALKVLIDKAREKYPIPTVSKTPLGSEESALSSVLRGGVVVADKAPALFLILILVVSGGVGFYATGISTSFAQEDFLPPEDNPDWVMNLPEPFRPNEYSVTATVNFLEDKFDSTQSDSVTIYVEGPMERDSILEQIHRAGSDPPDSVVSEDRQADSESIVTVIQSRAERDEEFARLVARNDQNGNGVPDNNLGEVYDALLSSPARDRALQYMTEDRRSSRVVYTVKSDAEQADIAADAREMADKYRVTAIATGQTVVFQAVSDVIFMSAIQSLVLALIGAALFLMFIYQVIEGEWTLALPNIVPILVTVAFVAGSMRLANIPFNAITATLLAITIGLGIDYSVHVVHRFIDERHERPLMEALDRTVRGTGGALMGSMFTTVFGIGVLALALFPAIGQFGILTALSIFYAFLASLFVLPAALVLWDRFFGPDGPAPDLSPGESVGTVDPDADPDPDPDSDPTPGGD; from the coding sequence ATGGACCACCAGCGCGTCATCAACCGAATCGACGAAACCATCGTCGAGCGACCACAGCGTATCGTCGTCGGGTTCCTGCTGCTGACGATGGTGTTCGGGTTCGGTCTGGGAAGCGTGAGCACCGAGGCGGGAACCTCACAGTTCACCACCGGCCTCCCCGCCGAAGAGGCGTTCACGGAGGTCAACGAGGACTTCAGTCCGACGTTCCAGCCCGACAGCGGGAGCACGCAGCTCATCCAAGAGTCACAGAACGTGCTGTCGCGCTCGTCGATGCTGGCGATGTTGCGCGCTCAAGAGCGACTCGACGAACGGACGAATCTTCGGGTAACGGGCACGTCCTCGGCGGCGGGTATCGTCGCACAGCAGTTGGACCCGGCCGCGACGACGCCCGGCGAGCAAGTCGACGCCATCGAAGACGCGACGGCCGGCGAAGTCCAGAGCGCGGTTCGGCGAGCGGCGGAGCAGAACCCGCAGTTCCGGGTCCTCCTCAGCAACGACTTCAACCGCCGGAGCACCTCGGCGACGGCGACCATCGGAACCGTCTCACACGAGATACCGGCCGGAATCTCCTCCGGGTCGGGGCAGGGCGGGTCGAGTCCGCTGACGCCGATTCAAATCCAAGCACAGGACATCGTCGGGACGGTGGACGGTGACATTCGCGTGTTCGGGTCGGGTATCGTCGCCGACGAGTTCTCGAACGTCATCACGGACTCGCTGCTCATCGTCGTGCCCGCGGCCGTCGTCTTCATCATCCTGTTTCTGGTCATCGCGTACCGCGACCCAATCGACCTGCTCGCAGGCGTCGTCTCGCTGGCGATGGCCATTATCTGGACGTTCGGGTTCATGGGACTGGCCGGCATCCCGTTCAGCCAGATGCTCATCGCCGTGCCGCCGCTGTTGCTGGCGGTGGGTATCGACTTCGGTATCCACGCTGTCAACCGCTATCGCGAGGAGCAGGTCCTCGGGAAGTCAGTCGGGGAGGCGATGCGCATCACGACCGACCAGTTGGTCGTCGCCTTCTTCATCGTCACCGGGACGACGGTCATCGGCTTCGCCGCCAACCTCACGAGTTCGCTCCCGCCCATCCGTGACTTCGGTCTCGTCGCCGCCATCGGCATCGTGTTCACGTTCCTCATCTTCGGTATCTTCCTCCCCGCGCTGAAGGTATTGATAGACAAAGCACGGGAGAAGTATCCGATTCCGACCGTGAGCAAGACGCCGCTGGGGTCCGAAGAGTCGGCCCTGAGCAGCGTGCTGCGCGGCGGCGTCGTCGTCGCCGACAAGGCCCCCGCGCTGTTCCTCATCCTGATTCTGGTCGTCAGTGGCGGAGTCGGGTTCTACGCGACGGGCATCAGCACCTCCTTCGCACAGGAGGACTTCCTTCCGCCCGAGGACAACCCCGACTGGGTGATGAACCTGCCCGAACCGTTCCGACCCAACGAGTACAGCGTCACGGCCACCGTGAACTTCCTCGAAGACAAGTTCGACAGCACGCAGTCCGACTCCGTGACCATATACGTCGAGGGACCGATGGAACGCGATTCGATACTCGAACAGATACATCGAGCGGGGTCTGACCCACCCGACAGCGTGGTGAGCGAGGACCGCCAAGCCGACAGTGAGAGTATCGTCACGGTCATCCAGTCACGGGCCGAACGTGACGAGGAGTTCGCACGACTCGTCGCCCGCAACGACCAGAACGGGAACGGCGTCCCCGACAACAACCTCGGGGAGGTGTACGATGCACTCCTGTCCTCGCCCGCCCGTGACCGGGCACTCCAGTACATGACCGAAGACCGGCGGAGTTCGCGGGTCGTCTACACCGTCAAATCCGACGCCGAACAGGCCGACATAGCGGCCGACGCCCGCGAGATGGCCGACAAGTACCGCGTCACCGCCATCGCGACCGGCCAGACCGTCGTCTTTCAAGCCGTCTCGGACGTCATCTTCATGTCGGCGATTCAGAGCCTCGTGCTCGCGCTCATCGGGGCCGCGCTGTTCCTGATGTTCATCTATCAGGTCATCGAAGGTGAGTGGACGCTGGCTCTCCCGAACATCGTCCCGATTCTCGTCACGGTGGCGTTCGTCGCGGGGTCGATGCGGCTTGCGAACATCCCGTTCAACGCCATCACCGCGACGCTGTTGGCCATCACCATCGGCCTCGGTATCGACTACTCCGTCCACGTCGTCCACCGGTTCATCGACGAACGCCACGAGCGGCCGTTGATGGAAGCACTCGACCGGACGGTGCGGGGCACCGGCGGCGCGCTGATGGGGAGCATGTTCACCACCGTCTTCGGCATCGGTGTGCTCGCGCTCGCGCTGTTCCCGGCCATCGGCCAGTTCGGGATTCTGACCGCGCTCTCCATCTTCTACGCCTTCCTCGCGTCGTTGTTCGTCCTCCCCGCCGCGCTGGTGCTGTGGGACCGCTTCTTCGGTCCCGACGGCCCCGCCCCGGACCTCTCGCCCGGGGAGTCCGTGGGGACGGTCGACCCCGACGCAGACCCGGACCCAGACCCGGATTCTGACCCGACTCCCGGCGGCGACTGA
- a CDS encoding TetR/AcrR family transcriptional regulator, translating into MGRRTELFADEPEDTREAIMLATYDALSKHGYADLTIQRIGDEFDKSKSLLYHHYDGKDALLVDFLAFMLRRMEQQVPIDEGDTADEQLRVGFDHFFDDLLDGDDEAFLRALTELRAQACHDETYREQFTENDAFLENRLVEIIEQGIEQGVFREVDADRVASMVATTFLGAMTRNATADTDAASIQAELSEYLRTRLLADDARADHNR; encoded by the coding sequence ATGGGTCGAAGGACGGAGTTGTTCGCCGACGAGCCCGAGGACACGCGAGAGGCTATCATGTTGGCGACGTACGACGCGCTCTCGAAGCACGGCTACGCGGACCTCACCATCCAGCGCATCGGTGACGAGTTCGACAAGAGCAAGTCGTTACTCTACCATCACTACGACGGCAAAGACGCGTTGTTGGTCGATTTCTTGGCGTTCATGCTCCGCCGAATGGAGCAACAGGTCCCCATCGACGAGGGCGACACCGCCGACGAACAACTCCGCGTCGGGTTCGACCACTTCTTCGACGACCTCCTCGACGGCGACGACGAGGCGTTCCTGCGCGCGCTGACCGAACTACGCGCGCAGGCGTGTCACGACGAGACCTACCGCGAACAGTTCACCGAGAACGACGCCTTCCTCGAGAACCGTCTCGTAGAAATCATCGAGCAAGGCATCGAACAAGGGGTGTTCCGCGAGGTGGACGCCGACCGCGTGGCGTCGATGGTGGCGACGACGTTCCTCGGCGCGATGACCCGCAACGCCACGGCCGACACCGACGCCGCCTCGATTCAGGCGGAACTCAGCGAGTACCTCCGTACCCGACTCCTCGCCGACGACGCCCGAGCCGACCACAACCGATAG
- a CDS encoding UPF0146 family protein, which translates to MSDARHEALVTRLAAFDTLVEVGIGERPGTAAALAARGRTVTATDIRNRTVPAGVTFVQDDVTDPDPAVYADTEAVYARNLPPELHRPAFDVARAHDATLLFTTLGGEQPIVPVRRETVGQATLYVAARDRPGADRSD; encoded by the coding sequence GTGTCTGACGCCCGTCACGAGGCTCTCGTCACGCGACTAGCCGCCTTCGACACCCTCGTCGAGGTCGGTATCGGCGAACGCCCCGGCACCGCCGCCGCTCTCGCCGCACGCGGACGGACAGTCACCGCGACGGACATCCGCAACCGCACCGTCCCGGCGGGCGTCACCTTCGTGCAGGACGACGTGACCGACCCCGACCCCGCCGTCTACGCGGATACGGAGGCGGTCTACGCCCGCAACCTCCCGCCGGAACTCCACCGCCCCGCCTTCGACGTGGCGCGTGCCCACGACGCCACGCTCCTGTTCACGACGCTGGGCGGCGAGCAACCCATCGTCCCGGTGCGACGGGAGACGGTCGGCCAGGCGACGCTGTACGTGGCCGCCCGCGACCGACCCGGCGCGGACCGCTCGGACTGA
- a CDS encoding DUF402 domain-containing protein: MSVRVRGIYSTALTDLLEDVGVVQASDAIADRFDADLPLEPAAATVETTGDRQGVGVHGDADTVGTVADRLADVGRDAFVWPDETPRDAVFDGRVTDTLGRGAVVDLGVGEGFLPFDETADRIDEGDHLRVQVRDPAPPWGDDRPLLGTDIQVSGELARLVRGGRSEGGTGAADIVDLLPTDPREGWGVRWGTPADDAEFDALDAALAAATDRAAAIDDALADAPAPDEGAPATVWAGTAGRWCWFGREARFALDDVRGGVVPTMAGHHRIKAGARSASAAVDFVEAVCGAEASGAEFPFGVVTRQFGPRGGDSVAIRHGKPDGRAFSLGTGEVVERDPAGAIRVERTLSPGGTLDALGVDIEAGDVAVTKLKEGRWWYPTMYRDRDGRSKGTYVNVCTPVEVFPDAARYVDLHVDVIKHADGRVERVDDDELDAAVAAGNVSAALAEKARAVAAAVADAL; this comes from the coding sequence ATGAGCGTCCGGGTCCGGGGCATCTACAGCACGGCCCTGACCGACCTGCTCGAAGATGTCGGGGTCGTACAGGCCTCCGACGCCATCGCCGACCGCTTCGACGCCGACCTGCCGCTCGAACCGGCCGCGGCGACGGTCGAGACGACGGGCGACCGGCAGGGTGTGGGCGTCCACGGCGACGCCGACACCGTCGGGACAGTCGCCGACCGACTCGCGGACGTGGGCCGGGACGCGTTCGTCTGGCCCGACGAGACGCCGCGCGACGCCGTCTTCGACGGCCGCGTGACGGACACGCTCGGGCGCGGCGCGGTGGTCGACCTCGGCGTCGGCGAGGGGTTCCTCCCGTTCGACGAGACGGCCGACCGCATCGACGAGGGGGACCATCTGCGCGTGCAGGTGCGCGACCCCGCACCGCCGTGGGGCGACGACCGGCCGCTGCTCGGGACCGACATCCAGGTGTCGGGCGAACTGGCCCGCCTCGTCCGCGGCGGGCGGAGCGAGGGCGGGACCGGCGCGGCCGACATCGTGGACTTGCTCCCGACCGACCCCCGCGAGGGGTGGGGTGTCCGATGGGGGACACCCGCTGACGACGCCGAATTCGACGCGCTCGACGCGGCACTGGCGGCGGCGACGGACCGAGCGGCGGCGATAGACGACGCGCTCGCGGACGCACCCGCCCCCGACGAGGGTGCCCCAGCGACGGTGTGGGCGGGGACCGCCGGCCGGTGGTGCTGGTTCGGCCGGGAGGCACGGTTCGCGCTGGACGACGTGCGCGGCGGCGTCGTCCCGACGATGGCGGGGCACCACCGCATCAAGGCCGGTGCGCGGAGCGCGAGTGCCGCCGTCGACTTCGTCGAAGCCGTCTGCGGGGCCGAAGCCAGCGGTGCCGAGTTCCCCTTCGGCGTCGTGACGCGGCAGTTCGGTCCCCGCGGGGGGGACAGCGTGGCGATTCGACACGGGAAGCCGGACGGCCGAGCGTTCAGCCTCGGCACGGGAGAGGTCGTCGAACGCGACCCGGCGGGTGCCATCCGGGTCGAGCGCACGCTCTCGCCGGGCGGGACGCTCGACGCGCTCGGCGTCGACATCGAGGCCGGCGACGTGGCGGTCACGAAACTCAAGGAGGGGCGGTGGTGGTACCCGACGATGTACCGGGACCGCGACGGGCGGTCGAAGGGGACGTACGTGAACGTCTGTACACCGGTGGAAGTGTTTCCGGACGCCGCGCGCTACGTGGACCTCCACGTCGACGTAATCAAACACGCCGACGGCCGCGTCGAGCGGGTGGACGACGACGAACTCGACGCCGCCGTCGCGGCGGGGAACGTCAGCGCGGCACTGGCCGAGAAGGCGCGGGCCGTCGCGGCGGCCGTCGCGGACGCGCTCTAG
- a CDS encoding thioredoxin family protein: MTVTLKDFYADWCGPCKTQDPILDELATEWETVEFEKVNVDEEQDVANEYQVRSLPTLIVENDDGIVDRFVGVTQAEDIEAAFEKAGAQAEA; encoded by the coding sequence ATGACAGTCACGCTCAAGGACTTCTACGCGGACTGGTGCGGTCCGTGTAAGACACAGGACCCGATTCTGGACGAGTTAGCGACGGAGTGGGAGACAGTCGAGTTCGAGAAGGTCAACGTCGACGAGGAGCAGGACGTTGCCAACGAGTACCAGGTACGCTCGCTCCCGACGCTCATCGTCGAGAACGACGACGGCATCGTCGACCGGTTCGTCGGCGTCACGCAGGCAGAGGACATCGAGGCGGCCTTCGAGAAGGCGGGCGCACAGGCCGAGGCCTGA
- a CDS encoding DUF7532 family protein — MHFDQRTQQALREVGLSQADIEAASEAVVAATADDAARIESFFADVETVHSDMDIAHSTGSVVEHDVEYIDLFTHAADLRGYLRFSNWGVPVEDGRVLSEETVELTLGPTVDDRVRFTTDPDSL, encoded by the coding sequence ATGCACTTCGACCAGCGGACACAGCAGGCACTCCGCGAGGTGGGACTCTCGCAGGCCGACATCGAGGCGGCCTCGGAGGCAGTCGTCGCGGCGACGGCGGACGACGCGGCGCGCATCGAATCGTTCTTCGCGGACGTCGAGACCGTCCACTCGGACATGGACATCGCCCACAGCACGGGGTCGGTCGTCGAACACGACGTGGAGTATATCGACCTGTTCACCCACGCCGCCGACCTGCGGGGCTACCTGCGGTTCTCGAACTGGGGCGTCCCCGTCGAGGACGGGCGCGTCCTGAGCGAGGAGACGGTCGAGTTGACGCTCGGGCCGACAGTCGACGACCGAGTGCGGTTCACGACCGACCCCGACTCGCTATGA
- a CDS encoding COG1361 S-layer family protein, translated as MRWKPAAVVLVVVLLILPAPALGVVRGSPELTVSAPENRFIAGENTQFEVTLTNEGDLDTGSARNPALNSEVTSARALEATLQARNAPVDIRTDTRSVSRLPQGESAPLPYSISVDEDAEPGTYRMQLNVRYRYTSTIAEQTGARNQNTQNRSFDVTIRVDERAQFEIVETESNLRVGSTGTVEVTMRNDGSETASDTTVALESLNGDLTLGGANTASRFVGDWEAGEQRTVDYEVVATESAEQQRYAFRVTTNFEDGDGITRQSEALPLGVMPSPEAAFSLSNVESDLRVGEERTLEGTITNDADITAEDIVVQFTTENENINAAERDYSVGTLASGESADFEYTVEVTESAGAGPRQFSFVAQYRDEGGDTLTGDTLNAREFVRPETNTFDVNAVGSTVQNGGSTEMSVVVTNQGNETLTDISAKLFADSPISADDDEAYVSELGPGETANLTFRVGASGALTKDYPVSMDFQYDDADGDTLISNTYRVPVTVTEPEGDGSGPPLVIIGGVTLVALVAIGGYLRFR; from the coding sequence ATGAGATGGAAACCTGCCGCAGTCGTTCTCGTTGTAGTGTTGTTGATACTTCCGGCCCCCGCACTCGGTGTCGTCAGGGGAAGCCCGGAGCTGACTGTATCGGCACCGGAGAACAGGTTCATCGCCGGCGAAAACACGCAGTTCGAGGTGACGCTCACGAACGAGGGTGACCTCGACACTGGGTCGGCACGCAACCCCGCGCTCAACAGTGAAGTGACGAGCGCGCGTGCCCTCGAAGCGACGCTCCAAGCACGGAACGCACCGGTCGACATCAGGACGGACACGCGGTCGGTGAGTCGGCTCCCGCAGGGCGAGTCCGCACCGCTACCCTACAGTATCTCCGTCGACGAGGACGCGGAGCCGGGGACCTACCGGATGCAACTCAACGTCCGGTACCGCTACACCTCAACCATCGCCGAACAGACCGGTGCCCGCAACCAGAACACACAGAACCGCTCGTTCGACGTGACCATCAGAGTCGACGAGCGCGCACAGTTCGAAATCGTCGAGACCGAGTCCAATCTGCGGGTCGGTTCGACCGGGACCGTCGAGGTGACGATGCGCAACGACGGCTCGGAGACGGCTTCGGACACCACCGTCGCGTTGGAGTCGTTGAACGGCGACCTGACGCTGGGCGGGGCGAATACGGCGAGTCGCTTCGTCGGCGACTGGGAGGCCGGTGAGCAACGGACCGTCGACTACGAAGTGGTCGCCACCGAGAGTGCCGAACAGCAACGCTACGCGTTCCGGGTAACAACTAACTTCGAGGACGGCGACGGCATCACGCGACAATCCGAGGCGTTACCGCTGGGTGTCATGCCGAGTCCGGAGGCAGCGTTCTCCCTCTCGAACGTCGAGAGCGACCTCAGGGTCGGCGAGGAACGGACACTCGAAGGGACGATTACCAACGACGCCGACATCACGGCCGAGGACATCGTCGTCCAGTTCACGACCGAAAACGAGAACATCAACGCCGCTGAACGGGACTACTCCGTCGGGACGCTCGCATCCGGAGAGTCCGCGGACTTCGAGTACACGGTCGAAGTGACGGAATCCGCAGGCGCCGGCCCGCGACAGTTCAGCTTCGTCGCGCAGTACCGCGACGAGGGCGGTGACACCCTGACCGGCGACACGCTGAACGCCCGCGAGTTCGTCCGGCCGGAGACGAACACCTTCGACGTGAACGCCGTCGGCAGTACCGTCCAGAACGGCGGGTCCACGGAGATGAGCGTCGTCGTGACCAACCAAGGCAACGAGACGCTGACGGACATCTCGGCGAAGCTGTTCGCCGACAGCCCCATCTCGGCCGACGACGACGAGGCGTACGTCAGCGAACTCGGACCGGGCGAGACGGCGAACCTGACGTTCAGAGTGGGTGCGAGCGGCGCGCTCACGAAAGACTACCCCGTCTCGATGGACTTCCAGTACGACGACGCGGACGGTGACACGCTCATCTCGAACACGTACCGGGTCCCAGTGACGGTGACCGAACCGGAGGGTGACGGCAGCGGACCGCCGCTCGTCATCATCGGCGGCGTCACCCTCGTCGCTCTAGTCGCCATCGGCGGCTACTTGCGCTTCCGATAG
- a CDS encoding archaemetzincin family Zn-dependent metalloprotease, with amino-acid sequence MHVDIVPIGEVPAAVKREASAGLRTVYDCDVTVHDAQSVPDGSYDRNRNQYRAEEFIELASHIGSGEKNIAITAKDLFYRRRNYVFGLAYLDGNGSVISTYRLQTSSDGGFSNRSADDIFSDRVRKEVVHEIGHTLGLEHCDNKRCVMNFSPTVREVDVKEETLCGSCQRQVL; translated from the coding sequence ATGCACGTCGATATCGTGCCGATCGGCGAGGTTCCCGCGGCAGTCAAACGGGAAGCCTCCGCCGGGTTGCGGACCGTCTACGACTGTGACGTGACGGTCCACGATGCCCAGTCGGTCCCCGACGGTTCCTACGACCGGAACCGCAACCAGTATCGGGCCGAAGAGTTCATCGAACTGGCGAGTCACATCGGCTCCGGAGAGAAAAACATCGCAATCACTGCGAAAGACCTCTTCTACCGCCGCCGGAACTACGTCTTCGGTCTCGCGTATCTCGACGGGAACGGCAGCGTCATCTCGACGTATCGGCTCCAGACATCCTCCGACGGTGGCTTCTCGAACCGCTCGGCCGACGACATCTTCTCCGACCGCGTCCGCAAGGAAGTCGTCCACGAAATCGGCCACACGCTCGGGCTGGAACACTGCGACAACAAACGCTGCGTGATGAACTTCTCGCCGACTGTCCGCGAAGTGGACGTGAAAGAGGAAACGCTGTGTGGGTCGTGTCAGCGGCAGGTGCTCTGA
- a CDS encoding preprotein translocase subunit Sec61beta has product MSGSSDGGGLMSSAGLVRYFDAEDSNAIRIDPKTIIVGGAFFGILVQVLNLLF; this is encoded by the coding sequence ATGAGTGGTAGTAGCGACGGAGGCGGGCTGATGTCGAGTGCCGGTCTCGTCCGGTACTTCGACGCGGAGGACAGCAACGCCATCCGTATCGACCCCAAGACCATCATCGTGGGCGGTGCCTTCTTCGGCATCCTCGTCCAGGTGCTGAACCTCCTGTTCTAA